A part of Limihaloglobus sulfuriphilus genomic DNA contains:
- a CDS encoding IS30 family transposase, producing the protein MRAYKQLTEDDRIEIYAMKQAGNQQKQIAAALGVSPSTISRELARNTGLRGYRPKQAQQKALYRRMAARKAVKMKPETIEYIESRLRQQHSPEQIAKRMKTDPHWQGPAVSHERIYQHIWQDKARGETLYTHLRIAGTKQRRKRRNSRDRRGTIKNRVGIEKRPPVVERKNRIGDWEGDTVVGKNHQGALVTLVDRKSKLTLIGKVDRYTAEAVERTIIALIGTLPRRTYTLTVDNGKEFSNHESIAHNLKIKVFFADPYSAWQRGLNENTNGLIRQYVPKGSDIRMLTNQKIEHIMNRLNNRPRKSLGFLTPNEVFYKRKKLTG; encoded by the coding sequence ATGAGAGCGTACAAGCAGCTCACCGAAGACGATCGTATCGAAATATATGCCATGAAGCAAGCAGGAAATCAACAAAAACAAATAGCTGCGGCGTTGGGCGTTTCTCCCAGCACGATCAGCAGGGAACTGGCCCGCAATACAGGTCTGCGGGGCTATCGCCCTAAGCAGGCCCAGCAAAAGGCTTTATATCGACGGATGGCCGCCCGTAAAGCAGTCAAAATGAAGCCGGAGACGATAGAATACATTGAATCCCGCCTCCGGCAGCAACATTCGCCGGAGCAGATCGCAAAACGCATGAAAACCGATCCCCACTGGCAGGGGCCGGCCGTCAGTCATGAGCGGATTTACCAGCACATTTGGCAGGATAAAGCCCGGGGAGAAACCCTGTATACCCATCTGCGGATTGCCGGGACCAAACAAAGAAGAAAACGAAGAAACAGCCGGGACCGGCGTGGAACGATCAAAAACAGGGTTGGTATCGAAAAACGCCCACCGGTTGTAGAGAGAAAAAACCGCATCGGGGACTGGGAAGGCGACACCGTCGTGGGGAAAAACCATCAGGGAGCCCTGGTAACCCTGGTTGACCGCAAAAGCAAGCTGACGCTGATCGGTAAGGTAGATCGTTATACCGCCGAAGCGGTTGAACGGACCATTATCGCCCTGATCGGCACGCTGCCCCGACGAACCTATACACTGACAGTGGACAATGGCAAAGAATTTTCAAACCATGAATCTATTGCCCATAACCTTAAAATTAAGGTCTTCTTTGCCGATCCCTACAGTGCATGGCAGCGGGGCTTGAATGAGAATACCAATGGCTTGATCCGTCAGTATGTACCAAAAGGAAGTGACATCCGAATGCTGACCAATCAGAAGATTGAGCACATAATGAATCGA
- a CDS encoding RluA family pseudouridine synthase, with protein MSVSADNSGSDMRFGEHLVIKVGPKYSDIRLDKYLGKRFGQLSRAKLQRIIRSQKIIVNGTRAKPSRKVNWQDTIELDLPDRELLSEEMPLNIIYEDEAIIVINKQPGRIIHPGRGNPSGTILNGLIHYAKFEAGDDGEPAFEPGVIHRLDRETSGTIIFSKNSRINDAVSEQFRRRTVGKEYIALVHGEPSPPQGLIDKPIGPDRKFIEKYAVTDTGRSARTRYRLRESFKTHSLVEIQLETGRTHQIRVHLADMGHPLAADEMYGGTPIYRGRFQPSLEPDYIINRVALHSWRLEIDHPLTGKRIHFESPLPADMLEAIQYLKNRQL; from the coding sequence TTGAGCGTTTCAGCGGATAACAGCGGCAGCGATATGCGTTTTGGAGAGCACCTTGTAATAAAGGTAGGCCCGAAGTATTCCGATATCCGTCTGGACAAATACCTGGGCAAGCGTTTCGGCCAGCTAAGCCGTGCAAAGCTCCAGAGAATCATACGCAGCCAAAAGATCATCGTAAACGGCACGCGTGCCAAACCCTCACGAAAGGTCAACTGGCAGGACACCATCGAGCTCGACCTGCCCGACAGAGAGCTGCTCAGCGAAGAGATGCCGCTTAACATCATCTATGAAGACGAGGCGATCATCGTTATCAACAAGCAGCCGGGCAGGATAATCCACCCTGGCAGAGGCAACCCCTCGGGAACGATTCTAAACGGTCTTATCCACTATGCTAAATTTGAAGCCGGTGACGACGGCGAGCCGGCGTTTGAACCGGGAGTGATTCACCGCTTAGACAGGGAAACCAGCGGCACAATAATTTTCAGCAAAAACAGCAGGATAAACGACGCCGTCTCAGAGCAGTTCCGCCGCCGCACCGTTGGCAAAGAATATATAGCGCTCGTCCACGGAGAACCCTCGCCGCCGCAGGGGCTTATCGATAAACCCATCGGCCCCGACAGAAAATTCATAGAAAAATACGCCGTCACAGACACCGGCCGCTCCGCCCGCACACGCTACCGCCTCAGAGAGAGCTTTAAAACCCATTCACTGGTTGAGATACAGCTCGAGACCGGACGCACTCATCAGATACGTGTGCATTTGGCGGATATGGGACACCCCCTCGCGGCAGACGAAATGTACGGCGGAACACCCATCTACCGCGGCCGGTTCCAGCCGAGCCTTGAGCCTGACTACATCATCAACCGCGTTGCCCTGCATTCATGGCGGCTGGAAATCGACCACCCGCTCACCGGCAAACGGATACACTTTGAGAGCCCACTGCCCGCCGACATGCTCGAAGCGATACAATATTTGAAAAACCGGCAGTTGTAG
- the hydF gene encoding [FeFe] hydrogenase H-cluster maturation GTPase HydF, translating into MQKTPKGLRLHIGIFGKRNAGKSSILNRLTGQDTSIVSDFAGTTTDPVEKPMELLPLGPVLFIDTAGIDDDSALGDKRIERSMAVIKRTDLAVIVAEPGTWSVFEDDLVHQLRRLDIPVLAVINKTDIASPTEQDIEYIKSKCDGLCLASAVDNSGFTELRRLIVETVPEEYLTTPPIVSDLVRPGGAAVLVVPIDKEAPKGRLILPQVQSIRDLLDGDSVAIVTKERELFRTLEMLKQKPDIVVTDSQAFLKVAADTPDDIPMTSFSILFARLKADLAEMVRGAMTIENLRPGDKIMIAESCTHHPITDDIGTVKIPRWLRQYVGGSLEIDHWRGHDWPQNIAEYKLIIHCGACMWNRREMLSRLISAREYNVPMTNYGLTIAFTLGIFERALGPFPEAMDVYRQMKKSGTDD; encoded by the coding sequence ATGCAAAAGACACCTAAAGGCCTCCGCCTTCATATCGGAATATTCGGCAAAAGAAACGCCGGCAAGAGCTCAATCCTCAACCGTCTCACCGGACAGGACACATCGATAGTTTCAGACTTTGCCGGCACAACAACCGACCCCGTGGAGAAACCCATGGAGCTTCTGCCGCTGGGGCCGGTGCTGTTCATCGACACCGCCGGGATAGATGATGACAGTGCGCTGGGAGACAAACGTATCGAAAGAAGCATGGCGGTCATAAAACGCACAGACCTGGCGGTAATTGTTGCCGAACCGGGAACGTGGTCAGTCTTTGAAGATGACCTCGTGCATCAGCTTCGCCGGCTGGATATTCCGGTTCTGGCGGTCATCAACAAAACCGACATCGCATCGCCAACCGAGCAGGATATAGAATACATCAAATCCAAATGCGACGGATTGTGCCTGGCGAGTGCGGTTGACAACAGCGGTTTTACAGAATTGCGGCGGCTGATTGTAGAGACTGTACCCGAAGAATACCTGACAACGCCGCCGATTGTCAGCGACCTGGTACGCCCCGGCGGCGCCGCGGTACTCGTGGTACCTATCGACAAAGAGGCGCCAAAGGGCCGGCTGATACTGCCGCAGGTGCAGTCAATAAGAGATTTGCTCGACGGCGATTCGGTGGCAATAGTAACTAAAGAACGTGAACTTTTCCGCACACTGGAGATGCTCAAACAGAAACCCGATATCGTTGTTACCGATTCACAGGCGTTTCTAAAGGTCGCCGCCGATACGCCCGATGATATACCGATGACCAGTTTCAGCATACTCTTTGCCCGGTTAAAGGCTGATCTTGCCGAGATGGTACGCGGCGCGATGACGATCGAAAACCTCCGGCCGGGCGATAAGATCATGATAGCCGAATCCTGTACGCACCACCCGATAACGGACGATATCGGCACGGTAAAGATCCCCCGCTGGCTGCGGCAGTATGTCGGCGGCAGTCTCGAGATCGACCACTGGCGCGGGCACGACTGGCCGCAAAACATCGCCGAGTACAAACTCATAATCCACTGCGGCGCGTGCATGTGGAACCGCAGAGAGATGCTATCGAGGCTTATCAGTGCCCGCGAGTACAATGTGCCGATGACAAACTACGGGCTGACTATTGCATTCACGCTGGGTATTTTCGAGCGGGCTCTTGGGCCCTTCCCCGAGGCGATGGATGTTTACAGGCAGATGAAAAAATCCGGGACTGATGACTAA
- a CDS encoding aspartate ammonia-lyase has product MTTRTEKDFLGTVKIPSESLYGINSLRASENFGLVGGSVNKRLLCAFGLVKLACLKTNASLGYIPQDIAAAIETACNELSAGTLNPGIELGALQGGAGTSTNMLVNETLTNRALQLLGKPCGSYDIISPHGHLNLHQSTNDTYPTALKVAAIYACDELEQSLSSLTDAFQEKEKQFAEVVKLGRTEFQDAVPMTAGQQFGAYAEAFSKDRWRLYKCRERLRVVNLGGTAIGTGLGADQKYIFMVVEQLKKLTNLPLARAENLIQSTQNCDEFVEVSGILKAHASNLFKVSSDLRFLSSGPEGGIGEVRIPPRQEGSSIMPGKVNPVILEMTSQIAIQAIAHDSAVTAAAMNSHLELNALMPLLADNLLKMIEILIEASERLRKYCIDQIKVDPDKCRQRLDASTAVITAFISKIGYDKASQIVSRAAAEKKTIKELLLEENLCKNEEYEYLTSADAALTLGFRKKNENAKDT; this is encoded by the coding sequence ATGACAACAAGAACAGAAAAAGATTTTCTCGGCACGGTAAAGATACCATCAGAGTCTCTTTACGGTATAAACTCCCTGCGAGCGTCGGAGAATTTCGGCCTTGTCGGCGGCAGTGTCAATAAAAGGCTTCTATGCGCATTCGGCCTGGTAAAGCTGGCGTGTCTAAAAACCAACGCATCACTTGGCTATATCCCGCAGGATATCGCCGCGGCAATTGAGACCGCCTGTAATGAACTTTCTGCCGGCACTTTAAATCCCGGCATAGAACTTGGAGCTCTTCAGGGCGGCGCCGGCACGTCAACGAACATGCTTGTCAATGAAACGCTCACGAACAGGGCACTCCAGCTGCTGGGCAAGCCCTGCGGCAGTTACGATATCATCTCGCCCCATGGGCACCTGAACCTGCACCAGTCAACCAACGACACATACCCCACAGCATTGAAAGTCGCCGCGATATACGCCTGTGATGAGCTTGAGCAGTCTCTAAGCTCACTGACAGATGCGTTTCAGGAAAAAGAAAAACAATTCGCCGAGGTTGTTAAGCTGGGCCGCACTGAATTTCAGGACGCAGTGCCTATGACCGCCGGCCAGCAGTTCGGGGCATACGCCGAGGCGTTTTCAAAAGACCGCTGGCGGCTGTACAAATGCCGCGAAAGGCTGCGGGTGGTAAATCTGGGAGGAACAGCTATCGGCACCGGTCTCGGCGCTGACCAGAAGTATATCTTCATGGTGGTTGAACAGCTCAAAAAACTGACAAACCTGCCTCTGGCACGTGCGGAGAATCTGATTCAGTCAACACAGAACTGCGATGAATTCGTGGAAGTCAGCGGCATACTCAAGGCGCATGCGTCAAATCTGTTTAAGGTGAGCAGCGACCTGCGGTTTCTCTCCAGCGGACCCGAAGGCGGCATAGGCGAGGTGCGTATTCCGCCGCGGCAGGAAGGCTCTTCGATAATGCCCGGCAAGGTAAACCCTGTGATACTCGAAATGACCAGCCAGATCGCGATACAGGCGATTGCCCATGACTCGGCGGTTACTGCCGCGGCAATGAACAGCCACCTCGAGCTAAACGCGCTGATGCCTCTGCTGGCGGATAACCTGCTGAAAATGATAGAGATACTCATAGAAGCAAGCGAAAGGCTTAGAAAATACTGCATAGACCAAATCAAAGTTGACCCTGATAAATGCAGGCAGCGGCTCGACGCGTCAACCGCGGTAATAACCGCCTTTATCAGCAAAATCGGTTACGACAAGGCATCACAAATAGTCTCCAGGGCTGCCGCGGAAAAGAAAACCATAAAAGAGCTTCTGCTCGAAGAGAATCTATGCAAAAACGAAGAATATGAATACCTCACCAGCGCCGACGCGGCGTTGACACTTGGTTTCAGAAAGAAAAACGAAAATGCAAAAGACACCTAA
- a CDS encoding PfkB family carbohydrate kinase, translated as MSLLVTGTVAVDTVTTPFGVSEECVGGSAVFFSLAASLFTKVRLVGVIGEDYPFEIIEIFGKKPIDTSGLESRRGSKTFRWKGSYTGDMNEAVTELTELNVLLEAPPAVPQTFQDSEFVFLANTDPAIQNGFVDQLKSAKFVVADTMNLWLDNARGELERLLGRIDMLVLNDAEARCLSGHSNLMLAAEKIFDYGPKYAVIKKGEHGSILCSKDGDVFAMPAFPTRDVVDPTGAGDSFAGGMLGYIAGKGKADFAALRQAVVMGTACASFTVEGFSINSISKVTPEMIQERVKKLKDVTQW; from the coding sequence ATGAGTCTGCTCGTAACTGGAACTGTGGCGGTAGATACGGTAACCACCCCCTTTGGAGTGAGCGAGGAATGTGTCGGCGGCTCGGCGGTATTCTTTTCGCTGGCGGCATCGCTGTTTACAAAGGTTCGGCTTGTCGGCGTGATAGGCGAAGATTACCCGTTCGAGATTATTGAAATATTCGGCAAAAAACCGATCGACACTTCCGGCCTGGAGTCGCGGCGGGGAAGTAAAACTTTCCGCTGGAAAGGATCCTACACCGGCGACATGAACGAGGCGGTAACAGAGCTTACAGAGCTCAATGTACTGCTCGAAGCGCCGCCGGCTGTGCCGCAGACGTTTCAGGACAGTGAATTTGTCTTTCTCGCCAATACCGACCCCGCAATACAGAACGGTTTCGTTGACCAGCTCAAATCCGCTAAATTTGTCGTAGCAGATACAATGAACCTCTGGCTGGACAATGCCCGGGGAGAGCTTGAACGGCTGCTCGGCAGGATAGACATGCTCGTACTCAACGATGCCGAGGCTCGCTGTCTCAGCGGACACAGCAACCTGATGCTCGCGGCGGAGAAGATTTTTGACTACGGCCCAAAATACGCCGTCATCAAAAAAGGCGAACACGGCTCGATACTCTGCTCAAAAGACGGCGATGTATTTGCCATGCCGGCGTTTCCTACCCGGGATGTGGTTGACCCGACAGGCGCGGGCGATTCGTTCGCCGGCGGAATGCTCGGATATATCGCGGGCAAAGGCAAGGCTGATTTTGCCGCACTGCGCCAGGCCGTCGTAATGGGCACGGCATGTGCTTCGTTTACGGTAGAGGGCTTCTCGATAAACAGCATCAGTAAAGTTACACCGGAGATGATACAAGAGCGGGTAAAAAAATTAAAAGATGTAACGCAATGGTAG
- the gltX gene encoding glutamate--tRNA ligase: MAVTRFAPSPTGYLHIGGARTALFSWLLARKSGGKFILRIEDTDQKRNTATAMGQVIKDLRWLGIEWDEGPEIGGPNGPYLQSQRLDIYNKYIRRLLDEKKAYYCFDTSQDLVQMREAAEAKKESFSYPRPEVFPTDSDAQNAREQGKPVTVRFCVERDKPVVVDDRIRGKVTFAPEELSDFIIQKADGYPTFHLAVVVDDALMGVTHILRGQEHLMNTPGHQLLQRALGFEVPQYAHMSITVSDNGGKLSKRERPNTLRQFIKQMPEPNLDEIAAAGGIELEELERFLAKKSVPDDTVVDKIAAHVGAELPEINVVDFERSGYIPEAMVNFVSLLGWNPGTEKEIMTVDELVSLFDLSRLSKANSFFDRKKLLAFNTEHINTVDAAKLTGYFKRYLELNNSPILPKADDELLKRLVELNRGARTLAEIESKCMAIFIDDDKLEYDPKAVKKVLHKSDPSGIEMLPVIREKLAGLDVFSNTAVESALRGITDEKGVGLGKVAQPLRVAICGGTISPTIFDTVSIIGKESVLKRIDTAIEKFSKELQ, translated from the coding sequence ATGGCAGTTACCAGATTCGCACCATCACCTACCGGCTATTTACACATTGGCGGCGCACGCACGGCACTTTTCAGCTGGCTGCTTGCCCGCAAGAGCGGCGGAAAGTTTATACTCCGTATTGAGGACACCGACCAGAAACGCAATACAGCCACAGCCATGGGACAGGTCATAAAAGATCTCCGCTGGCTGGGGATAGAATGGGACGAAGGCCCCGAAATCGGCGGGCCAAACGGGCCCTACCTTCAATCTCAGCGGCTCGATATATATAATAAGTATATCCGCCGCCTGCTGGACGAGAAAAAGGCCTACTACTGCTTTGACACGTCCCAGGATCTGGTGCAGATGCGCGAGGCGGCAGAGGCAAAAAAAGAATCCTTCTCATATCCCCGCCCGGAAGTTTTCCCCACAGACTCAGATGCTCAAAATGCACGCGAACAGGGAAAACCCGTTACCGTCAGATTCTGCGTGGAACGTGACAAGCCGGTTGTTGTTGACGACAGAATCCGCGGCAAGGTAACATTCGCACCGGAAGAGCTCAGCGATTTTATTATCCAAAAAGCCGACGGCTACCCCACTTTCCATCTGGCGGTCGTGGTTGACGATGCCCTGATGGGAGTAACCCATATACTTCGCGGCCAGGAACACCTTATGAACACGCCGGGGCATCAGCTTCTGCAAAGGGCCTTAGGTTTTGAGGTGCCCCAATACGCCCACATGTCAATCACCGTCAGCGACAACGGCGGGAAACTCTCAAAACGTGAACGCCCCAACACGCTAAGGCAGTTTATAAAGCAGATGCCAGAACCGAACCTTGACGAAATCGCCGCGGCAGGCGGAATAGAACTTGAGGAGCTTGAAAGGTTCCTGGCGAAAAAATCCGTCCCGGACGATACAGTCGTGGATAAAATCGCCGCTCATGTCGGAGCGGAGCTGCCGGAGATCAACGTCGTTGACTTTGAACGCAGCGGGTATATCCCCGAGGCAATGGTAAATTTTGTCTCGCTGCTGGGCTGGAATCCGGGCACTGAAAAAGAAATCATGACCGTTGATGAGCTGGTAAGCCTCTTTGACCTTAGCCGCCTGAGCAAAGCAAACAGCTTTTTCGACCGCAAAAAACTTCTGGCTTTTAATACAGAGCACATAAACACAGTCGATGCGGCAAAACTGACCGGCTATTTCAAAAGATACCTTGAACTCAACAACAGCCCCATACTGCCCAAGGCTGATGATGAGCTGCTCAAACGGCTTGTTGAGCTCAACCGCGGCGCCCGCACACTGGCCGAGATTGAAAGCAAGTGCATGGCGATATTCATTGACGATGACAAGCTCGAATACGATCCAAAAGCCGTAAAAAAGGTTCTGCACAAGAGTGACCCCTCCGGCATAGAGATGCTGCCGGTAATACGTGAAAAACTCGCCGGCCTTGATGTTTTCTCAAATACCGCGGTCGAATCGGCGCTTCGCGGCATAACAGATGAAAAAGGCGTTGGACTCGGCAAGGTCGCTCAGCCGCTGCGGGTTGCGATATGCGGCGGCACAATAAGCCCGACAATATTCGACACTGTCAGCATTATCGGCAAAGAGAGCGTACTAAAACGAATTGACACGGCAATAGAAAAATTTTCCAAGGAGCTGCAATGA
- the ahcY gene encoding adenosylhomocysteinase — MFIPIDKKLKFKIADENLKDFGVKEMKLAEREMPGLMAVQQRYGKDKPLSGMKITGSLHMTIQTAMLIQTLQKLGADIRWASCNIHSTQDHAAAAVALELDVPVFAWKGETLQEYWWCTEQALTWPDGSGPDLIVDDGGDATMMLITGANAEKDPSILDKPTDNQEFKIVLERIKRGLESSPARWTKIQDNLKGVSEETTTGVHRLYKLAESGKLPFPAVNVNDSVTKSKFDNLYGCRESLADGIKRATDVMVSGKTVVVCGYGDVGKGCAQSMRGLGARVLITEVDPICALQAVMEGYQVVTMEEAASKGDIFITATGCCDVITGEHMEQMKEEAIICNIGHFDSEIEMSYLENSKDCAKINIKPQVDLWKLKSGRTIIVLAEGRLVNLGCATGHPSFVMSSSFTNQCLAQMMLAKGGLEHKVYTLPKKLDEEVARLHLTRFDTKLTKLTDKQAQYLGISVEGPYKPEHYRY; from the coding sequence ATGTTTATACCCATAGACAAAAAATTAAAGTTCAAGATAGCCGACGAGAACCTCAAAGATTTCGGCGTAAAAGAAATGAAGCTCGCCGAGCGTGAAATGCCGGGCCTGATGGCTGTCCAGCAGCGTTACGGCAAAGATAAACCATTGTCTGGAATGAAGATAACTGGTTCACTGCACATGACGATCCAAACGGCAATGCTTATCCAGACACTCCAGAAACTCGGGGCGGACATACGCTGGGCATCTTGCAACATACACTCTACACAGGACCACGCCGCCGCCGCGGTCGCCCTTGAGCTGGACGTGCCGGTCTTTGCCTGGAAAGGCGAGACACTCCAGGAATACTGGTGGTGTACCGAGCAGGCACTTACCTGGCCGGACGGCAGCGGGCCGGATTTAATTGTTGATGACGGCGGCGATGCTACCATGATGCTTATAACAGGCGCAAACGCGGAAAAGGACCCGTCAATCCTGGACAAACCCACTGACAACCAGGAGTTTAAAATTGTCCTGGAGAGAATAAAACGAGGGCTTGAATCCTCGCCGGCGCGCTGGACAAAGATACAGGACAATCTAAAAGGTGTCTCAGAAGAAACAACTACCGGCGTACACCGGCTTTACAAACTCGCCGAATCGGGAAAACTCCCATTCCCCGCGGTAAATGTCAACGATTCTGTTACAAAATCTAAATTCGACAACCTCTACGGCTGCCGCGAATCACTCGCCGACGGTATTAAACGGGCAACGGACGTTATGGTTTCCGGCAAGACGGTCGTTGTCTGCGGCTACGGGGATGTCGGCAAGGGCTGTGCCCAGTCAATGCGGGGCCTTGGAGCACGTGTCCTAATCACTGAAGTTGACCCGATTTGCGCATTGCAGGCCGTCATGGAAGGCTACCAGGTAGTTACAATGGAAGAGGCCGCTTCAAAAGGTGACATTTTCATCACCGCCACCGGCTGCTGCGACGTCATCACCGGTGAGCACATGGAACAGATGAAAGAAGAAGCGATCATCTGCAACATCGGCCACTTCGACAGCGAGATCGAGATGAGCTATCTCGAAAATTCAAAGGACTGCGCAAAGATAAACATAAAACCCCAGGTTGACCTGTGGAAGCTCAAGAGCGGCAGAACTATTATCGTTCTCGCTGAGGGCAGACTTGTAAACCTCGGCTGCGCCACCGGACACCCCAGCTTTGTAATGAGCAGCAGTTTCACCAATCAGTGCCTTGCCCAGATGATGCTTGCCAAAGGCGGGCTTGAGCACAAGGTCTATACACTGCCCAAAAAACTTGACGAAGAGGTCGCCCGCCTGCATCTGACGCGTTTTGACACAAAACTTACAAAGCTCACTGACAAACAGGCCCAATACCTCGGCATAAGTGTTGAGGGCCCATACAAGCCCGAGCATTACAGATATTAA
- a CDS encoding ribonuclease D: MTVAYLYVDNDKTLQTAIEHIKLAERVAVDIEADSLHNYNEKVCLIQITTNGENFIIDPFAKMDLRKLLNLLKKKPLIFHGGDYDLRMLYHTYQFKPEAPVFDTKIAAQFMGMDQLGLATVIKELYNIKIDKAHQTSDWSKRPLSPTQLQYACLDTHFLHEIAEHYESKLKRKKRFDWYVETCERIAIAAIENHDNNGHKDPWRIKGYSKLHPGQLRYLKEVWQWREETAQKRDIPPFKVMRNEVMLLISKWAFHNPFRSVKRFRNLPKKLTDEEISSLRETIRKGKDVPKDQWPSQYRKVEKHRRSPSNKAIVAELKEKIEKKAKKMGLSTSTLITSRCIDKISRCCPVNEQELRENTNMYEWQISLMSKTIFSVVKKNTR; the protein is encoded by the coding sequence TTGACCGTCGCTTATTTGTATGTTGACAACGATAAGACGCTTCAAACCGCGATAGAACATATTAAGCTGGCTGAGCGTGTAGCAGTAGATATAGAAGCAGACAGTCTCCACAACTACAACGAAAAGGTGTGCCTGATTCAGATTACAACAAATGGTGAGAATTTCATCATAGACCCTTTTGCTAAGATGGATCTGCGAAAACTGCTCAACCTGCTCAAAAAGAAGCCCCTGATTTTTCACGGCGGAGACTATGACCTGCGAATGTTATATCACACGTATCAGTTCAAGCCCGAGGCTCCAGTCTTTGATACCAAAATCGCCGCGCAGTTTATGGGAATGGATCAGCTGGGCCTTGCTACAGTCATAAAAGAGCTTTACAATATAAAAATTGACAAAGCCCACCAGACTTCAGACTGGTCAAAGAGGCCTTTGAGCCCAACACAGCTTCAGTACGCCTGTCTTGACACTCATTTTCTCCATGAAATTGCTGAGCATTACGAGAGTAAGCTCAAAAGAAAAAAACGTTTTGACTGGTATGTTGAAACCTGTGAGAGAATTGCAATAGCTGCAATTGAAAATCACGATAACAACGGTCATAAAGATCCCTGGCGTATAAAAGGGTATTCTAAGCTGCATCCGGGCCAATTAAGGTACCTCAAGGAGGTATGGCAATGGCGGGAAGAAACAGCTCAGAAACGTGACATTCCTCCATTCAAAGTTATGCGTAACGAGGTTATGCTTTTAATTTCAAAGTGGGCGTTTCACAATCCGTTCCGAAGCGTTAAAAGATTCCGGAATCTGCCTAAAAAACTAACTGATGAGGAAATCAGCTCTCTGCGTGAAACTATACGAAAAGGTAAGGACGTTCCCAAAGATCAGTGGCCCAGCCAGTACAGAAAAGTAGAAAAACATCGCCGCAGCCCCAGCAATAAAGCAATTGTTGCCGAGTTGAAAGAAAAAATAGAAAAAAAAGCAAAGAAAATGGGGTTAAGTACTTCAACACTCATAACTTCGAGATGTATTGACAAGATTTCGAGGTGCTGCCCTGTTAATGAACAGGAATTGCGTGAGAATACGAATATGTATGAATGGCAGATATCGCTGATGTCAAAGACCATATTCAGCGTTGTGAAAAAAAATACCAGGTAA
- a CDS encoding indolepyruvate ferredoxin oxidoreductase subunit alpha, producing the protein MPAVVNKDTCTGCGACVDSCPVEAISMQDDVAVVDEGACVDCGACVDECPVEAISME; encoded by the coding sequence ATGCCAGCAGTAGTTAATAAAGATACTTGTACAGGTTGCGGAGCATGTGTTGACTCTTGTCCGGTGGAAGCTATTTCTATGCAGGACGATGTAGCAGTAGTCGATGAAGGCGCTTGCGTTGATTGCGGTGCTTGCGTTGACGAATGCCCCGTTGAAGCTATCTCTATGGAATAG